A genomic segment from Rhodospirillum centenum SW encodes:
- a CDS encoding NAD-glutamate dehydrogenase — protein MALRLEQRKVELTEQVVGRVRDRLAREKAAAAERFVRQFYANVPPDDILRSSADELYGAALAIWQVGARRRPGEALVRVLNPRVDADGWHTAHTVVEIVNDDMPFLVDSVSAELNRHGLSVHLVIHPVVKVARDADGRLLELYEPHAAPTDAVAESFMHIEVDQQSGPELLDTLRDGIARVLADVRDAVADWSAMRARVRETLAEAEANPPPLPADEVREGLSFLRWMEDDHFIFLGAREYRFGAEEGGEQTLDVQRGAGLGILRDDDISVFDGLRNFSHLPPEVRAFVRQPRLLMVTKSNRLSTVHRSVPLDAVMVKLFDAEGREVGERLFCGLLTSTAYNRSARDIPFLRQKVARTVERSGFDPRGHDGKALVHILETFPRDELFQIGEDELFEIALGVLHLQERQRVALFVRKDPFGRFVSCLVYVPRDRYDTDLRRRMQALIERAYGGSATKVNVTLAESVLARVHFIVRTTPGQVPEVDPAVLEGQLIEAARGWQDRLQHALVESKGEAVGIQLCRRYAPLLPASYRETYTAAEAVADIERFERVMAGVPVALNLYRPVAAEPDELCFKVFQRDTPVELSRILPVLEDLGLRILAEGGPFELAPADRPEGAAARPLVIQDFQMRTADGRAVDLEKTKTAFEDAFLHAWTGEAQSDGLNRLVLGAGLTWREVAVFRGYVKYLKQARFDFTQEYIEETLAAHADITRRLFDLFRTTHDPALRAAVGVAEVDSRRMGLILEIDHALDRVTNLDQDRILRRLLNLIRATLRTNFFQKGPDGQPKSYISFKLDSRSIDDLPLPRPWVEIWVYSPRTEAIHLRGGKVARGGIRWSDRKEDFRTEILGLLKAQMVKNAVIVPVGSKGGFVVKNPPPAAAGREALMAEVVECYKTMMRGLLDLTDNLVAGEVVPPVDVVRLDGDDPYLVVAADKGTATFSDIANAVSRDYGFWLDDAFASGGSAGYDHKKMGITARGAWESVKRHFRELGTDTQAEDFTVMGVGDMSGDVFGNGMLLSRHIRLVGAFDHRHIFLDPAPDAARGWEERRRLFTLPRSSWADYDRSLISEGGGVFERSAKSIGLTPQIKALLGLSVDRLTPAELMQAMLRAPVDLLWFGGIGTYVKSADETNADVGDKANDALRVNARELRAKVVGEGANLGVTQRGRIEAALAGVRINTDAIDNSAGVDTSDHEVNIKILLRDVIDRTGMDLQERDTLLAAMTDEVARLVLDDNYKQTQALTVAQARAAEMLEDHARFARHLEKAGRLHRAIEFLPDDDEVAARAQRRLGLTRPELAVLLAYAKIDLYDKLLASELPDDPRMARDLERYFPSALRDRFPEAIESHRLRREIICTVATNAMVNRVGPSFVWEMTEQTGQREGDVARAYIAVRDAFALRAAWEGIEALDTRVPAQVQTAMILETHRLMRRAVPWLLLNGHHPLDIRAEVERLAPVVEDLAGCLAEVLGGDDLAKREAELAAHGVPAALAARIAALPVLASAPDIAQIAAESGRPLVREVAAVYFALGERLGFDWLRDRAAGIVAANHWQRQAVAAIVDDLWSLQARLAARVLAGGDGGRDALLDAFAGTCPGPMERLHGLLQELHTSASVDLAMLAVAVRQLRGLLAA, from the coding sequence ATGGCGCTCAGACTGGAGCAGCGCAAGGTGGAGCTGACGGAACAGGTTGTGGGGCGGGTGCGGGACCGGCTGGCGCGGGAGAAGGCCGCCGCCGCCGAACGCTTCGTCCGGCAGTTCTACGCGAACGTACCGCCCGACGACATCCTGCGCAGCAGTGCCGACGAACTGTACGGGGCCGCGCTGGCGATCTGGCAGGTCGGCGCGCGCCGCCGCCCGGGCGAGGCCCTGGTCCGGGTGCTGAACCCGCGGGTGGACGCTGACGGCTGGCACACCGCCCATACGGTGGTGGAGATCGTCAACGACGACATGCCGTTCCTGGTGGACAGCGTTTCCGCCGAGCTGAACCGGCACGGCCTCTCGGTGCATCTGGTCATCCATCCGGTGGTGAAGGTCGCGCGCGACGCCGACGGCCGCCTGCTGGAACTGTACGAGCCGCATGCCGCCCCCACCGACGCGGTGGCCGAGAGCTTCATGCATATCGAGGTGGACCAGCAGTCCGGCCCCGAGCTTCTGGATACGCTGCGCGACGGCATCGCCCGCGTGCTGGCCGACGTGCGCGATGCGGTCGCCGACTGGTCGGCGATGCGCGCGCGGGTGCGCGAGACCCTGGCCGAGGCGGAGGCGAACCCGCCGCCCCTGCCGGCGGACGAGGTGCGCGAGGGCCTCTCCTTCCTGCGCTGGATGGAGGATGACCATTTCATCTTCCTGGGCGCGCGCGAATACCGCTTCGGCGCGGAGGAGGGCGGCGAGCAGACGCTGGACGTGCAGCGCGGCGCCGGGCTGGGCATCCTGCGCGACGACGACATCTCGGTGTTCGACGGGCTGCGCAACTTCTCCCATCTGCCGCCGGAGGTCCGGGCCTTCGTGCGGCAGCCGCGTCTGCTGATGGTGACCAAGTCGAACCGGCTGTCCACCGTCCACCGCTCGGTGCCGCTGGACGCGGTGATGGTCAAGCTGTTCGACGCCGAAGGCAGGGAAGTGGGCGAACGCCTCTTCTGCGGCCTGCTGACCAGCACCGCCTACAACCGCTCCGCCCGCGACATTCCCTTCCTGCGCCAGAAGGTGGCCCGCACGGTGGAACGCTCCGGCTTCGATCCGCGCGGCCATGACGGCAAGGCGCTGGTCCACATCCTGGAGACCTTCCCCCGCGACGAGCTGTTCCAGATCGGCGAGGACGAGCTGTTCGAGATCGCGCTGGGCGTCCTGCATCTCCAGGAACGCCAGCGCGTCGCCCTGTTCGTGCGCAAGGACCCGTTCGGCCGCTTCGTCTCCTGCCTCGTCTACGTCCCGCGCGACCGCTACGACACCGACCTGCGCCGGCGCATGCAGGCGCTGATCGAGCGCGCCTATGGCGGCAGCGCGACCAAGGTCAACGTGACCCTGGCGGAAAGCGTGCTGGCGCGGGTCCACTTCATCGTCCGCACCACCCCCGGGCAGGTGCCCGAGGTGGACCCGGCGGTGCTGGAGGGCCAGCTCATCGAGGCGGCGCGCGGCTGGCAGGACCGTCTGCAGCACGCCCTGGTCGAGTCGAAGGGGGAGGCCGTCGGCATCCAGCTCTGCCGGCGCTATGCCCCGCTGCTGCCGGCCAGCTACCGCGAGACCTACACCGCCGCCGAGGCGGTGGCGGACATCGAGCGGTTCGAGCGGGTGATGGCCGGCGTTCCCGTCGCTCTGAACCTCTACCGCCCGGTGGCGGCGGAACCGGACGAGCTGTGCTTCAAGGTGTTCCAGCGCGACACGCCGGTGGAGCTGTCGCGCATCCTGCCGGTGCTGGAGGATCTGGGGCTGCGCATCCTGGCGGAAGGCGGCCCGTTCGAGCTGGCCCCCGCCGACCGGCCGGAGGGCGCCGCTGCCCGCCCGCTGGTGATCCAGGACTTCCAGATGCGCACGGCCGACGGCCGTGCCGTGGATCTGGAGAAGACGAAGACCGCCTTCGAGGACGCCTTCCTGCACGCCTGGACCGGCGAGGCCCAGTCCGACGGGCTGAACCGGCTGGTGCTGGGCGCCGGGCTGACCTGGCGCGAGGTGGCGGTCTTCCGCGGCTATGTGAAGTACCTGAAGCAGGCCCGCTTCGACTTCACCCAGGAATACATCGAAGAGACGCTGGCCGCGCACGCCGACATCACCCGCCGGCTGTTCGACCTGTTCCGCACCACCCACGACCCGGCGCTGCGCGCCGCGGTCGGCGTGGCCGAGGTGGACAGCCGGCGCATGGGCCTGATCCTGGAGATCGACCATGCCCTGGACCGGGTGACGAACCTGGACCAGGACCGCATCCTGCGCCGGCTGCTGAACCTGATCCGCGCCACCCTGCGCACCAACTTCTTCCAGAAGGGGCCGGACGGGCAGCCGAAATCCTACATCTCCTTCAAGCTGGACAGCCGCTCCATCGACGATCTGCCGCTGCCGCGGCCGTGGGTGGAGATCTGGGTCTACAGCCCGCGGACGGAGGCGATCCACCTGCGCGGCGGCAAGGTCGCCCGCGGCGGCATCCGCTGGTCCGACCGCAAGGAGGATTTCCGCACCGAGATCCTGGGCCTGCTGAAGGCCCAGATGGTCAAGAACGCGGTCATCGTGCCGGTCGGCTCCAAGGGCGGCTTCGTGGTCAAGAACCCGCCGCCCGCGGCCGCCGGCCGCGAGGCCCTGATGGCCGAGGTGGTCGAGTGCTACAAGACCATGATGCGCGGCCTGCTGGACCTCACCGACAATCTGGTGGCGGGGGAGGTGGTGCCGCCCGTGGACGTGGTCCGGCTGGACGGTGACGACCCCTATCTGGTGGTCGCCGCCGACAAGGGCACGGCCACCTTCTCCGACATCGCCAACGCCGTCAGCCGCGACTACGGTTTCTGGCTGGACGACGCCTTCGCCAGCGGCGGCTCCGCCGGTTATGACCACAAGAAGATGGGCATCACCGCCCGCGGCGCCTGGGAAAGCGTGAAGCGCCACTTCCGCGAACTGGGGACGGACACCCAGGCGGAGGACTTCACCGTCATGGGCGTGGGCGACATGTCGGGCGACGTGTTCGGCAACGGCATGCTGCTGTCGCGCCACATCCGGCTGGTCGGGGCCTTCGACCACCGGCACATCTTCCTGGACCCCGCTCCCGACGCGGCCCGGGGCTGGGAGGAGCGCCGGCGCCTGTTCACGCTGCCGCGGTCGAGCTGGGCGGACTACGACCGCTCCCTCATCAGCGAGGGCGGCGGGGTCTTCGAGCGCAGCGCCAAGTCCATCGGGCTGACGCCGCAGATCAAGGCGCTGCTGGGCCTGAGCGTGGACCGGCTGACCCCGGCGGAGCTGATGCAGGCGATGCTGCGCGCGCCGGTGGACCTGCTCTGGTTCGGCGGCATCGGCACCTACGTGAAATCCGCCGACGAGACGAACGCCGATGTCGGCGACAAGGCGAACGACGCCCTGCGCGTCAACGCCCGCGAGCTGCGCGCCAAGGTGGTGGGCGAGGGGGCGAACCTGGGCGTCACCCAGCGCGGCCGCATCGAGGCGGCGCTGGCCGGCGTGCGGATCAACACCGACGCCATCGACAATTCCGCGGGCGTGGACACCTCCGACCATGAGGTGAACATCAAGATCCTGCTGCGCGACGTGATCGACCGCACCGGCATGGACCTCCAGGAGCGCGACACGCTGCTGGCCGCCATGACGGACGAGGTGGCGCGCCTGGTGCTGGACGACAACTACAAGCAGACCCAGGCGCTGACCGTGGCCCAGGCCCGGGCGGCGGAGATGCTGGAGGACCATGCCCGCTTCGCCCGCCATCTGGAGAAGGCCGGGCGGCTGCACCGGGCCATCGAGTTCCTGCCCGACGATGACGAGGTGGCGGCGCGCGCCCAGCGCAGGCTGGGGCTGACCCGGCCGGAACTGGCCGTGCTGCTGGCCTATGCCAAGATCGACCTGTACGACAAGCTGCTGGCGTCCGAACTGCCGGACGATCCGCGCATGGCGCGCGACCTGGAGCGCTACTTCCCCAGCGCCCTGCGCGACCGCTTCCCCGAGGCCATCGAAAGCCACCGGCTGCGGCGGGAGATCATCTGCACCGTGGCCACCAACGCCATGGTCAACCGTGTCGGCCCCTCCTTCGTCTGGGAGATGACGGAGCAGACCGGCCAGCGCGAGGGCGACGTGGCCCGCGCCTATATCGCCGTCCGCGACGCCTTCGCCCTGCGCGCCGCCTGGGAGGGGATCGAGGCGCTGGACACCCGCGTTCCGGCGCAGGTGCAGACCGCCATGATCCTGGAGACGCACCGGCTGATGCGCCGGGCGGTGCCCTGGCTGCTGCTGAACGGCCACCATCCGCTGGACATCCGCGCCGAGGTGGAGCGGCTGGCCCCGGTGGTGGAGGATCTGGCCGGCTGTCTGGCCGAGGTGCTGGGGGGCGACGATCTGGCGAAGCGGGAGGCCGAGCTGGCGGCCCACGGCGTGCCGGCCGCCCTGGCCGCGCGCATCGCGGCCCTGCCGGTGCTGGCCAGCGCGCCGGACATCGCGCAGATCGCGGCGGAGAGCGGCCGGCCGCTGGTGCGCGAGGTGGCGGCCGTCTACTTCGCCCTGGGCGAACGGCTGGGCTTCGACTGGCTGCGCGACCGCGCCGCCGGGATCGTCGCCGCCAACCACTGGCAGCGTCAGGCCGTGGCGGCCATCGTGGACGACCTCTGGTCGTTGCAGGCCCGGCTGGCGGCCCGCGTGCTGGCCGGCGGCGACGGCGGGCGCGACGCCCTGCTGGATGCCTTCGCCGGCACCTGCCCCGGCCCGATGGAACGGCTGCACGGGCTGTTGCAGGAGCTGCACACCTCGGCCAGCGTGGACCTCGCCATGCTGGCGGTGGCCGTGCGCCAGCTCCGCGGCCTGCTGGCGGCGTAG
- a CDS encoding COX15/CtaA family protein, with product MTSLSLSPAAGPQRSAAAPKAVAVWLLVCAGMVFAMAIIGAITRLTESGLSITEWKPVTGALPPLSEAQWLAEFEKYRQIPEYQLLKRGMSLEEFKGIYFWEWLHRLWGRLIGVVFLLPFVWFWVRGQVSRALAPTLAGLFLLGGLQGFIGWFMVQSGLTERTDVSHYRLALHLGMAFLIYAALLKVALGLLDPAPAPQPAAGRLRPHAWAALALLGVTIVWGAFVAGINAGFAYNTWPLMGGTLAPAEMWTQTPVWLNLLENTAAVQFVHRWLAVVTALVVLSLCWQAWRTGGGTRLRGVAAGLAAATVAQVGLGIATLLSVVWIPLATAHQGGALVLTGLLVWTLHLLRPPETPRQATPLTATPLTEMPAPR from the coding sequence GTGACCAGCCTCTCCCTCAGCCCCGCCGCCGGGCCGCAACGGTCCGCGGCCGCGCCGAAGGCCGTCGCCGTCTGGCTGCTGGTCTGCGCCGGCATGGTCTTCGCCATGGCGATCATCGGCGCCATCACCCGACTGACCGAAAGCGGCCTGTCCATCACCGAATGGAAGCCCGTCACCGGCGCCCTGCCGCCCCTGAGCGAGGCGCAGTGGCTGGCCGAGTTCGAGAAGTACCGCCAGATCCCGGAGTACCAGCTCCTGAAGCGCGGCATGTCGCTGGAGGAGTTCAAGGGCATCTACTTCTGGGAGTGGCTGCACCGCCTCTGGGGCCGGCTGATCGGAGTCGTCTTCCTGCTGCCGTTCGTCTGGTTCTGGGTCCGCGGACAGGTGTCGCGGGCGCTGGCGCCGACGCTGGCGGGCCTGTTCCTGCTGGGCGGGCTGCAGGGATTCATCGGCTGGTTCATGGTGCAGTCCGGCCTGACCGAGCGCACCGACGTGAGCCATTACCGGCTGGCGCTGCATCTGGGCATGGCCTTCCTGATCTATGCCGCGCTGCTGAAGGTGGCGCTGGGCCTGCTGGACCCGGCGCCGGCGCCGCAGCCGGCAGCCGGGCGGCTGCGGCCGCACGCCTGGGCGGCGCTGGCGCTGCTGGGCGTCACCATCGTCTGGGGCGCCTTCGTCGCCGGCATCAATGCCGGCTTCGCCTACAACACCTGGCCGCTGATGGGCGGCACCCTGGCCCCGGCGGAGATGTGGACCCAGACGCCGGTCTGGCTGAACCTGCTGGAGAACACGGCCGCCGTGCAGTTCGTCCACCGCTGGCTGGCCGTGGTCACGGCCCTGGTCGTGCTGTCCCTGTGCTGGCAGGCATGGCGGACGGGGGGCGGAACACGGCTGCGCGGCGTGGCCGCCGGGCTGGCGGCGGCCACCGTGGCGCAGGTCGGGCTGGGCATCGCCACGCTGCTGAGCGTCGTCTGGATTCCGCTGGCGACGGCGCACCAGGGCGGGGCCCTGGTGCTGACGGGGCTGCTGGTCTGGACCCTGCACCTGCTGCGGCCCCCGGAAACGCCCCGGCAGGCAACGCCCCTGACGGCAACGCCCCTGACGGAGATGCCGGCGCCCCGCTGA
- a CDS encoding maltoporin encodes MTPDETARTTGAVHRRPGRSLPATVLAVALFMGLQGAGAREAVAQAPGAGTDSAAQDDLQKRLAYLQGLRERNLITAEDYTLYRRRILDEVSSRAGPVAGPALPPDRGSAPMVQQRPSKPSAAGFMSRDKGLPGLFDDYALDFSGYLRAGLGGNAEGGDQVCFQLPAARSKYRLGNECEVYSELQFDALVKESKSGARFSLTTLLAYVVEGEGDFETTDAAFRQAWVGAQNLFGGAWENAIFWGGKRFYKRNDVHIIDFYYWDATGMGAGVEDIDLGWGKLSYAWFRNSEDDFDSFDIRDSLGSVRTITDARIQVVDRAVSRHDLRLTDLKVNPGGTLMVGGDFRVSEESRDGFDGKGGFFLNVQHNQTGILGGSNALTLQYGQGAGATLSNIPDDTLGSGVKTWRVIDQFNLSRLGAFSAQAVVLYEHQAGAAEESRRDWFSIGGRPTWHYSENVAVALEIGHDRVMPEIGSTQTLTKVTLAPMLTAGGEFFDRPQLRLFVTYADWNEAARAAGLVGAGDGDTHDITFGAQIEAWW; translated from the coding sequence ATGACGCCAGACGAAACCGCCAGGACCACGGGAGCCGTGCACCGCCGCCCTGGACGCAGCCTGCCCGCGACGGTGCTCGCGGTCGCCCTGTTCATGGGGCTCCAGGGGGCCGGCGCCCGGGAGGCGGTGGCCCAGGCCCCCGGAGCCGGGACGGACAGCGCCGCGCAGGACGATCTCCAGAAGCGGCTCGCCTACCTCCAGGGGCTGCGCGAGCGGAACCTCATCACGGCCGAGGACTATACGCTCTACCGCCGGCGCATCCTGGACGAGGTGTCCAGCCGCGCCGGGCCGGTCGCCGGCCCCGCCCTTCCGCCCGACCGCGGCAGCGCCCCGATGGTGCAGCAGCGGCCCTCGAAGCCCTCGGCCGCCGGGTTCATGAGCCGGGACAAGGGCCTGCCCGGCCTGTTCGACGACTATGCGCTGGACTTCTCCGGCTACCTGCGCGCCGGGCTGGGCGGCAACGCCGAGGGCGGCGACCAGGTCTGCTTCCAGTTGCCCGCCGCGCGCTCGAAATACCGCCTGGGCAACGAGTGCGAGGTCTACAGCGAACTCCAGTTCGACGCGCTGGTGAAGGAAAGCAAGAGCGGCGCCCGCTTCAGCCTGACCACCCTGCTGGCCTACGTGGTCGAGGGCGAGGGCGACTTCGAGACGACGGACGCGGCCTTCCGGCAGGCCTGGGTGGGGGCGCAGAACCTCTTCGGCGGCGCCTGGGAGAACGCCATCTTCTGGGGCGGCAAGCGCTTCTACAAGCGCAACGACGTCCACATCATCGACTTCTACTACTGGGACGCCACCGGCATGGGCGCCGGGGTGGAGGACATCGACCTCGGCTGGGGCAAGCTCTCCTATGCCTGGTTCCGCAATTCCGAGGACGATTTCGACAGCTTCGACATCCGCGACAGCCTGGGCAGCGTGCGCACCATCACCGACGCCCGCATCCAGGTGGTGGACCGGGCCGTCAGCCGCCACGACCTGCGGCTGACCGATCTCAAGGTCAATCCCGGCGGCACGCTGATGGTCGGCGGCGACTTCCGCGTCTCGGAGGAAAGCCGCGACGGCTTCGACGGCAAGGGCGGCTTCTTCCTCAACGTGCAGCACAACCAGACGGGCATCCTGGGCGGCAGCAACGCCCTGACCCTGCAGTACGGCCAGGGGGCGGGCGCCACGCTTTCCAACATCCCCGACGACACGCTGGGGTCCGGCGTCAAGACCTGGCGGGTGATCGACCAGTTCAACCTGTCCCGGCTGGGCGCCTTCTCGGCCCAGGCGGTGGTGCTCTACGAGCATCAGGCCGGGGCCGCGGAGGAAAGCCGGCGCGACTGGTTCAGCATCGGCGGCCGCCCGACCTGGCACTACAGCGAGAACGTGGCCGTGGCGCTGGAGATCGGCCACGACCGGGTGATGCCGGAGATCGGCAGCACCCAGACCCTGACCAAGGTCACGCTCGCCCCCATGCTGACGGCGGGGGGCGAGTTCTTCGACAGGCCGCAGCTCCGCCTGTTCGTCACCTATGCCGACTGGAACGAGGCGGCACGGGCGGCGGGGCTGGTCGGCGCCGGCGACGGCGATACCCACGACATCACCTTCGGCGCCCAGATCGAGGCGTGGTGGTAG
- a CDS encoding sodium:solute symporter family protein — protein MIDLLIVLAFVVYAIGSGLRARHAASQNLQEYFLAGKTIPGWKSGMSMAATQFAADTPLLVTGLIATAGVFALWRLWVYALAFLLMAYVFSSAWRRGGVLTDAELTETRYSGRGVLPLRVLKAFYYGTVINCIVLAMVLVAAIRIAEVFLPWHEWLPGGLYDPIVGFVQAIGLQLGESVTGLPPEVATTNNLISILLTLAFTATYSTTGGLRSVINTDVVQLVLALVGTAIYAWIVLDHVGGFGALGDRVVQLYGEEKANEMLSFGPVGAADIIMPFLVIISLQWFFQMNSDGTGYLAQRSMACRTDKDARIAGVLFTWTQIFARSLFWLVIAVGLLIVYPFTPQEAAGDGFTAQREILFVTGVDDLLPPGVRGLMLTGLLAALASTVDTHLNWGAGYWSNDIYDRLVCRHWLRREPTGRELVVVARLSNLLILTFALVIMANLGSIQTAWFISLLFGAGMGSVLVMRWLWERINLWSELAAMAASLIVAPILLFTMGTDPADEWVRLLIMAVATTGAAIAITFVTPPTDRKTLLAFYERVQPYGWWGTTAALAGDRPGAPLQALRLRAQSLLVTAASLFFLLLGTGRLLVQAPAANPYWSWAFVAVGLALVPLWWRDVAREDAEIDRSATPEDVQVDDRALLRSEGGLMESLRLLATHMRLVYGMDATVESHGVDEVKEEGRRILLFEVVQDLLIHMAGPTCKGPVRIVVGCEGSFYRIDIVLGTPVDFGAPVRAAVGPGRIATLDVLERAAERLSHVCGRFEALPDRRRAERLVLTAHRTAVQPVARAAE, from the coding sequence ATGATCGACCTGCTCATCGTCCTGGCGTTCGTCGTGTACGCGATCGGTTCCGGTCTGCGCGCACGCCATGCCGCCTCGCAGAACCTCCAGGAATATTTCCTGGCCGGAAAGACCATTCCGGGCTGGAAGTCCGGCATGTCCATGGCGGCGACGCAGTTCGCGGCCGACACGCCGCTGCTGGTCACGGGCCTGATCGCCACCGCCGGCGTCTTCGCGCTCTGGCGGCTCTGGGTCTACGCCCTGGCCTTCCTGCTGATGGCCTACGTCTTCTCCAGCGCCTGGCGGCGCGGCGGCGTGCTGACGGACGCCGAGCTGACGGAGACGCGCTACAGCGGTCGCGGCGTGCTGCCGCTGCGCGTGCTCAAGGCCTTCTACTACGGCACGGTCATCAACTGCATCGTGCTGGCCATGGTGCTGGTGGCCGCCATCCGCATCGCCGAGGTCTTCCTGCCCTGGCACGAGTGGCTGCCCGGCGGGCTCTACGACCCCATCGTCGGCTTCGTCCAGGCCATCGGCCTGCAACTGGGGGAGAGCGTCACCGGCCTGCCGCCGGAGGTCGCCACCACCAACAACCTGATCTCCATCCTGCTGACGCTGGCCTTCACGGCGACCTATTCGACCACCGGCGGGCTGCGCAGCGTCATCAACACCGACGTGGTGCAGCTCGTCCTCGCCCTGGTGGGGACGGCGATCTATGCCTGGATCGTGCTGGACCATGTCGGGGGCTTCGGGGCCCTGGGCGACCGGGTGGTGCAGCTCTACGGCGAGGAGAAGGCGAACGAGATGCTGTCCTTCGGCCCGGTCGGGGCGGCGGACATCATCATGCCCTTCCTCGTCATCATCAGCCTGCAATGGTTCTTCCAGATGAACTCGGACGGCACGGGCTATCTCGCCCAGCGCTCCATGGCCTGCCGCACCGACAAGGACGCGCGCATCGCCGGCGTGCTGTTCACCTGGACCCAGATCTTCGCGCGCAGCCTGTTCTGGCTGGTGATCGCGGTCGGGCTGCTGATCGTCTATCCCTTCACCCCGCAGGAGGCGGCGGGCGACGGCTTCACCGCGCAGAGGGAGATCCTGTTCGTCACCGGCGTGGACGATCTGCTGCCGCCGGGCGTGCGCGGTCTGATGCTGACCGGCCTGCTGGCGGCGCTCGCCTCCACCGTGGACACGCACCTGAACTGGGGCGCGGGCTACTGGAGCAACGACATCTACGACCGGCTGGTCTGCCGGCACTGGCTGAGGCGCGAGCCGACGGGGCGCGAGCTGGTGGTGGTCGCGCGCCTGTCCAACCTGCTGATCCTGACCTTCGCCCTGGTCATCATGGCGAACCTGGGCTCGATCCAGACGGCGTGGTTCATCTCGCTGCTGTTCGGCGCCGGCATGGGCTCGGTGCTGGTGATGCGCTGGCTGTGGGAGCGGATCAATCTGTGGTCCGAACTGGCGGCCATGGCGGCATCGCTGATCGTCGCGCCGATCCTGCTCTTCACCATGGGCACCGATCCGGCCGACGAATGGGTGCGGCTGCTGATCATGGCGGTGGCGACCACCGGGGCCGCCATCGCCATCACCTTCGTCACCCCGCCGACCGACCGGAAGACCCTGCTGGCCTTCTATGAGCGGGTGCAGCCCTACGGCTGGTGGGGCACGACGGCGGCCCTGGCCGGCGACCGCCCGGGGGCGCCGTTGCAGGCCCTGCGCCTGCGCGCCCAGTCGCTGCTGGTGACGGCGGCGTCGCTGTTCTTCCTGCTGCTGGGCACCGGCCGGCTGCTGGTCCAGGCGCCCGCCGCCAACCCGTACTGGAGCTGGGCCTTCGTCGCGGTCGGGCTGGCGCTGGTGCCGCTCTGGTGGCGCGACGTGGCGCGGGAGGATGCGGAGATCGACCGCTCGGCCACGCCGGAGGACGTGCAGGTGGACGACCGCGCCCTGCTGCGCTCCGAGGGCGGGCTGATGGAATCCCTGCGCCTCTTGGCGACGCACATGCGCCTCGTCTACGGCATGGACGCCACGGTGGAGAGCCACGGCGTGGACGAGGTGAAGGAGGAGGGGCGGCGCATCCTGCTGTTCGAGGTGGTGCAGGACCTGCTCATCCACATGGCCGGCCCGACCTGCAAGGGGCCGGTGCGCATCGTCGTCGGCTGCGAGGGCTCCTTCTACCGGATCGACATCGTGCTGGGGACGCCGGTCGATTTCGGGGCGCCGGTGCGCGCGGCGGTCGGTCCCGGGCGCATCGCCACGCTCGACGTGCTGGAGCGGGCGGCGGAGCGGCTGAGCCATGTCTGCGGCCGGTTCGAGGCGTTGCCCGACCGCCGCCGGGCGGAACGGCTGGTGCTCACGGCGCACCGGACGGCGGTGCAGCCGGTCGCCCGCGCGGCCGAGTAG
- a CDS encoding transporter substrate-binding domain-containing protein, producing the protein MTSWFVRGLAAASVLVLAACGEQSDGQGADRPVPDPLRIATEGAYPPYNMTDAAGNLTGFDVDVAREVCARIKVECRIVAQNWDGIIPGLQTGKYDAIAAGMSITEEREKVVAFTQGYATTPAYFVALNDSPLQDIDTGLERVNLTDLDEAEKAALATLRERLKGRTVGVQSATIHANFLDEYLADTVSVRRYDTQENLALDLAAGRIDAGLADASAWEAFLDSPEGRNASFFGPGFDGGLFGRGMGIAIRQNEPALLDALNGALASMQQDGTLKRLSEQWFGFDASMPAGTR; encoded by the coding sequence ATGACGTCTTGGTTTGTCCGGGGGCTGGCCGCGGCCTCCGTCCTGGTGCTTGCCGCCTGCGGCGAGCAGTCCGACGGGCAGGGCGCCGACCGGCCCGTCCCGGACCCGCTGCGGATCGCCACGGAAGGCGCCTATCCGCCCTACAACATGACGGACGCCGCGGGGAACCTGACCGGCTTCGACGTGGACGTGGCGCGCGAGGTCTGCGCCCGCATCAAGGTGGAATGCCGCATCGTGGCCCAGAACTGGGACGGCATCATCCCCGGCCTTCAGACCGGCAAGTACGACGCCATCGCCGCCGGCATGTCGATCACCGAGGAGCGCGAGAAGGTCGTCGCCTTCACCCAGGGCTACGCCACCACGCCGGCCTATTTCGTCGCCCTGAACGACAGCCCGTTGCAGGACATCGACACCGGGCTGGAGCGGGTCAACCTGACCGACCTGGACGAGGCCGAGAAAGCGGCGCTGGCGACCCTGCGGGAGCGGCTGAAGGGCCGGACGGTGGGCGTGCAGAGCGCCACCATCCACGCCAACTTCCTGGACGAGTACCTGGCCGACACGGTCAGCGTGCGCCGCTACGACACGCAGGAGAATCTGGCGCTCGATCTCGCCGCCGGGCGCATCGACGCCGGTCTGGCCGACGCCTCGGCCTGGGAGGCGTTCCTGGACAGCCCGGAGGGGCGCAACGCCAGCTTCTTCGGCCCCGGCTTCGACGGCGGCCTGTTCGGCCGCGGCATGGGCATCGCCATCCGCCAGAACGAACCCGCCCTGCTGGACGCGCTGAACGGGGCACTGGCTTCGATGCAGCAGGACGGCACGCTGAAGCGCCTGTCGGAACAGTGGTTCGGCTTCGACGCCTCGATGCCGGCCGGAACGCGCTGA